Proteins found in one Pseudomonas sp. P8_241 genomic segment:
- the hfq gene encoding RNA chaperone Hfq — protein MSKGHSLQDPYLNTLRKEKVGVSIYLVNGIKLQGTIESFDQFVILLKNTVSQMVYKHAISTVVPVRPIRLPSATESEAGDAEPGNA, from the coding sequence ATGTCAAAAGGGCATTCGCTACAAGACCCTTACTTGAATACTTTACGTAAAGAAAAAGTTGGGGTGTCCATTTACCTGGTCAACGGTATCAAGCTGCAAGGTACGATCGAATCTTTCGACCAGTTCGTTATCCTGTTGAAAAACACCGTCAGCCAAATGGTTTACAAACACGCTATCTCGACAGTGGTGCCGGTTCGTCCAATTCGTCTGCCTAGCGCAACCGAATCCGAAGCGGGTGACGCTGAGCCAGGTAACGCCTGA
- the hflX gene encoding ribosome rescue GTPase HflX: protein MFFERHGGGERVILVHLDGQDPEAREDPQEFQELANSAGAETVAFFNVPRHRPTAKFLIGSGKVEELRDLVKAEEADLVIFNHILTPSQERNLERVFECRVIDRTGLILDIFAQRARTHEGKLQVELAQLDHMSTRLVRGWTHLERQGGGIGMRGPGETQLETDRRLLRVRLRQIKGRLEKVRSQREQSRRGRSRADIPTVSLVGYTNAGKSTLFNNVTKSDVYAADQLFATLDPTLRRLELDDLGPIVLADTVGFIRHLPHKLVEAFRSTLEESSNSDLLLHVIDAAEPDRLLQIEQVMVVLGEIGAQDLPILEVYNKLDLLEGVEPQIQRDENGKPQRVWLSARDGSGLELLEQAIAELLGSDLFIGTLRLPQRFARLRAQFFELGAVQKEEHDEEGISLLAVRLPRVELNRLVSREGLQPMEFIEQHTLQ, encoded by the coding sequence TTGTTCTTTGAGCGCCACGGTGGTGGTGAGCGAGTAATTCTCGTTCACTTGGATGGACAGGACCCTGAGGCGCGCGAAGATCCGCAGGAGTTTCAGGAATTGGCTAATTCGGCCGGCGCCGAGACCGTTGCGTTTTTTAACGTGCCGCGTCATCGGCCAACCGCCAAATTCCTGATTGGCAGCGGCAAGGTCGAGGAGTTGCGCGACCTCGTCAAAGCCGAAGAAGCCGATCTGGTGATTTTCAATCACATCCTCACGCCCAGTCAGGAACGTAACCTCGAGCGGGTTTTCGAGTGTCGCGTGATCGACCGTACCGGTCTGATTCTCGATATTTTCGCCCAGCGCGCCCGAACCCATGAAGGCAAGCTCCAGGTAGAACTGGCCCAGCTCGACCACATGAGCACCCGGCTGGTTCGTGGCTGGACTCACCTTGAGCGCCAGGGTGGCGGTATCGGTATGCGTGGTCCGGGTGAAACCCAGCTGGAAACCGACCGCCGTTTGCTGCGGGTTCGCCTGCGACAGATCAAGGGGCGGCTGGAAAAAGTGCGTAGCCAGCGCGAACAGTCGCGACGTGGCCGATCGCGTGCGGATATTCCAACCGTGTCCCTGGTGGGGTACACCAACGCCGGTAAATCCACACTCTTCAACAACGTGACGAAATCCGACGTGTACGCGGCTGATCAGTTGTTTGCCACGCTGGATCCGACCTTGCGTCGTCTGGAACTGGACGACCTGGGGCCGATTGTCCTGGCAGACACTGTGGGTTTCATTCGTCACTTGCCCCACAAGCTGGTCGAGGCATTTCGGTCTACCCTCGAAGAGTCGAGCAATTCCGACCTGTTGTTGCACGTGATCGATGCGGCCGAACCGGATCGCCTGTTGCAGATCGAGCAGGTGATGGTGGTGCTGGGCGAGATTGGTGCCCAGGACTTGCCGATCCTCGAGGTCTATAACAAACTCGATTTGCTTGAAGGCGTTGAGCCACAAATCCAGCGCGACGAAAACGGCAAGCCCCAGCGGGTCTGGCTATCGGCGCGTGATGGCTCGGGGCTGGAATTGCTTGAGCAAGCCATTGCTGAATTACTTGGCAGTGATTTGTTTATCGGTACCTTGCGTTTGCCGCAACGATTCGCTCGACTGCGTGCGCAGTTTTTCGAACTCGGTGCGGTGCAGAAAGAAGAGCACGACGAAGAAGGCATCAGTTTGCTGGCCGTTCGTTTGCCCCGGGTCGAGTTGAATCGACTGGTAAGCCGCGAAGGATTGCAGCCGATGGAATTCATCGAGCAACACACTTTGCAATAA